Within the Setaria viridis chromosome 3, Setaria_viridis_v4.0, whole genome shotgun sequence genome, the region CTGTTATGGACATGAACACCAAAGCCACCACAGAACCATTATCCTCAATCCTGTTAGTACACATGTTTCACATCTATACACCAGCCATCAAGATATTGGTGCCAAATTTGATAAAAGCATGAAACAACGCTGCAAGAGTGTGGAGTTGCAACTGATCTAACAAGACTTCTGGCTAATACGCTACAGTTCTATGTACTAGTAGAGTTGTAAATTAAGAGCAACACTTCAGCATTCATGGGAACCTTGCAGTGCTCGGTGGTCCATCTCCGAATCAAAACTGTTTGAAATGAAAAGTATGTGGACCACAAAATGACATAAAGCACTTACCGTTGGAATGAACTTTAGCACAGCCTTAACATTGTTCGTTTGGTTCAAATTGTTCCATACAATGAAACACGCGGTGGCAATCACACAGTCATTTTTGTAACAAGGAGTGACCAAAGCATCACTGACTATCACAATTCAATGAGACACTCGCTCATCAGTCGCTCCATGGAACACATTTCTGTGCAATTATAGGACTAAAACTGAATGATGTAGAAACTACACAATGCAAACCAGTCAACGGCAGAGCCACGCAAGTGCAGAGGCATAGGCAGAGCGAAGCCGTACCTCCATGCCGCTCCGTCGACCCTCCCTGCGCCCCGAAGCCCCGAACGTCCGACACCGTCACACCTCTAATCCCCATCTCCAACAAGCCCTGCAGAATCCCCAAACCTGTCTGACTGAACAGCTCGCGTGCAACTCAGGAACCCAGAGCCACCGACCCACACTCACCGAGGACACGTGCGACACCCTCCACGGTCTGCAAAAATTCCGCACATTTCAGCACGGATCAGCTAAATTCTGACACAATCAATAAATACCGTGCATAAAACACACCTGATAATGGCCTCAATCTTGTAGAACTCCGATTCAGGCGAGTACCCTGAGAGAACGACTGGCCGAGGCAGCGCAATCAGTGGGAATCCAACAAGCCCAGCTCGATTTGGGCACGGAAGAAAAAACAGGGTCATCAAAATGTAATCTTGGTCAGGAGGCAAGGGTTCTTGACCTGGGTGGGCCGCGCTCTGGGCGcgcacggcggtggcggggaggcggcgagaGGCTGACGTCGCTTGGAGCTGCCTCGCAGCCCccgaggggaggaggcggacggcggGGAAGGATCGTAGGGTCGATAGAGATTGGCGGATGAGGACGCCGGGTACGGAAACGGCAGTGGCGGAGGTCGCTGGCGACATGCTGTAGTCTTCGGTGGTAGTACGGCGCTCCGGCGAGGTTTGGTCCTCAGTTGACTCGGTTCGCTCTTCGGCTCTCCCTGACACTGAGAGGTCAGATACTCAAGCCGGTAGAAGGCGGGAACATGAAAATACGTAAATAACTTTCGAAGACAAGAAACATTTCAACTCCGTGTTGTATATAAAGTAGCAGAATATAAATATACAGCTATTTTAGCTGTATATTTGCACTGATTGCATATGAGATCCTATACATACGGGCTTATAtctttctgaatttattttagTATATTCAGTgatatttttctagatttatttttaGTAATTAATCAGTTAATATTAGCATCAATTTAGAATCTCGTAGCGCTCCTTATATGTATGTAAATTGTTTAAGGAGCATCAATTCTCGGTACTAAAAATCGGATGGTCAAatcgtttttttttcctatgtAGAAAAAACATCTCACACTTTGCCACAGGACACAGGTCACTGTTGTGGCCCAACCCGTTCACCTTCCGGCTTTCTTTCTCCAGTCCTCCACGCCGTCCCCCCTCTCTCTGTCTCGGCCTCCCTTTAGTGGCAGGCACCGGCGCACCGCCCTTGGCCAGTTCTTGGTCgggcgcttcgccggcgacgagcatccGGCAGGTATGCCCGCCCAttctcttctcttccttttccGCGGGCCGAAATCGAACACCCAAAACCCTAATGTCTGCTAGTTCTACTTGTATTCGAATCTGACCAGTATTTCACCTAAGAACTTCGATTTTTTTTTGGCCAAAAATTATTGGTAACTCGCGATTGGATTTCTTTGTTGTGTGTTGCTTGATGGAAGTGCTGTCACTCGTTTATTCCCCGTCATTTTTTCAACTCAATCCCCACGCTTCACGATTAGTCAACTTCCCAGTAaaccctgctgctgctgctgctgcaacgcTTCCCAGTAATTATTTTTTCTGTGTCGTGCAGGGGCATGCGAGTCTGGAGTCTCAGTTGATCGAAAATGGTGATGGCAACATTCTGCTCTGCCCTGTGTATATGTTTGTGTTTATCTGTGTATACTGTGTTTACTCGTTATGTTTTTGGTGTAATGCAGGTTAAAATCGAAGATCTTACTGAGGACAGCAGCGCAGATGCTGATGCCAGGGTTCCCAGGGAAGCGGCTGTGGGTCTGCTGCCTGGCTCGGTGCATGCCAGCTTGAAGGAGGTGATGTGCTCCTTGACAATTAGAGCTTGTAGGCTGTGGTTTCTGTCATAGAGGCAAAATTATAAGACACGCCTGTAGTGAGGGAACATTGTAAATTTCTGCATTGGACACCAGTTGCATGCTATGTTCGAGTTATACGCTTTTATGCTTTGCTGTTTCTAGCAAGTAAAATTTCTTTGTGCCAATCTATTTTATCGTTgggcctttttcttttcttttctattaaACAAGGAACAACTTTTAACTGAATTAGTGGTGATAACTGATAAAGGATTCATTTTTAGCTTTGGAGAACTAATGATATGTTCTTTCATAGAGCCAATCCAGCATGACCTAAATGATTATGCGAGTCCAAATACGTTACATGTTCTGGATTTAACATATGCTTAAGATTTTGGATTGCTATTTATGCGAGTCTAAAGCTGAGATACGGTTTGTTTCTGGTTAGTGAATATTTGGAAGTAACTAATGGTAGCTATTAAATTTTGCAAACAGAACTAGACACTTCTATTTCACCAGAATAGACTATAGTAATTTTGGTGCATTGATTCCCTTTTACTCAAATTATGATACTGATGCGATGCACACTATAGGAAGATCAACCAAGTTCTTCTTCCAGTAGTTTAAGATTACAATTTATTGGAATGGGGTTCTCACCAAAGCTCGTAGACAAGGTGCTCAAAAGACATGGTATGCCTTTTTCTACGACTTATCTTTTCAAGTGTATAGTGATATGAAACAACAGCCAAAGTCAAAGCTCTTCGAATACTTTGCCCTGTAGTCTACAAATTAATTGCATATATATTTCACGCAGGTGATGATGACTCTAACACCATTTTGGAATCTCTTCTGTCCTATTCTGTAAGTGTTTTGCCAATTTCCTAGTCTAGTTGATGCAGCTGTCACTGATCAGTGTCTAATCTAACTTTAAAATTAATTAACCTCGCATCTTGTAAATGTTTTCCTTACATAATGCACCTAATTATATTTTGTTGACCTTTATTATAGCCTGTGTTGTTGATTCCTTCCCTGATACTATTCTACTGTCCATTGTGATCCTCATAGTGCTACTGTATCCATATTAAATTCTTAATAGATTGATGCATATCGGAATAGTGCATGGTGCATTTGTGTTAGATGTCAGAGGTGATAGTTCTGCATAAGTACTTACCTCTTTACATTTCATTTTTTGACCGGAAACTGTGGGGAAATGAGACCATTTTATAAACATATGAGAAAGGAAATAAAGGTTGCAAAAGCCAGCAAGGTGCTAGCTAACTCAacacaaagaaaataagaagaaaactgaaaaaaagaaatacacAACACCCCTAGCTAATACCTACTGGACAACACACCCTATGGAGGGCAACAGCCTCACTGGACAGCAAGAGGAGCAGAGCCCCGAAAAACAGATTACCACCAGCTAGACGTATAAACCACTCTTTACATTTCATTCATTACACAAGTCTGCTGTAAGAAAGAGTAGTACAAGTCCAATTAGATCTCACTATCCATTGTGATTCTACTTtctatagttttttttaaaaagaaattcCTTAGTTGTCCCTTCATTTCCTACAATTTTGCTAGTTAATTTTATTTTAAGAACCTTGAAGTAATTGGAATGATGTTTTACTTGGCTGGATTTTGTACCCTAACCCTATCGAGCATCTGATCTGTATATTTTAATAAGATTTCATTTGCATCCCCATCGTAGCCCATTACCGTGCCTTTTGTGTTGGGAAAGAGAAATAAAGTATGGACTTGAAGAATCTCTCATTCCTTTATGTTATAGGACCTTCAGCAGTCAGGTTCTGAATCGTCAGGTTCTTTGGGAAGTCTCTTTGATTCTGATAATGAAGAAAACAATTCTCCTTTAGAGTCTATGAAAGGAATCGGTCAAGACATCAAGGTGATCTCTTAGCAGAGGATATTAATCCTTGTCCTACTCGTTTAGATTTTCTGAATCACTCTTAAGAAATTTCTCTGTCTTCAGCCGGAGCCTGATTCTTTCTCAGAAAAGTGGTCATATTTACTCCAAACAATGAAGTTTTCACAGCAAGAAGTTGATTTAGCCTTCAAGAAACTAGGTATGTACACGCTCTTGCGCAATTGACAAACGTATACTTGGTTTAGATTTTGTGCTGTTGCTTTGCTTCATGCAATAGACTCTAAGACTACTGATTAAAAACTTTTAAAATATGTATTAGACATGTTTGATAATCCGACATGTTTTCTTGATGCTCAGTATGCAATATAGTAATACTCCAGAATATGCTTAATTTCAGGCGACGAAGCTCCATTGGAACAGCTCGTGAACTGCATTGTCAATGCTCAATTAGGAGGATCCTCTGGAGGACTGGAAAATGGTGACACTACAAATGAGGTTTGTCCTGTTGCCTGTTTGTTTAATTCTATGTAGTTTTTGTATATGGATTATCCCCTGACACATGAAGTGAGCTAGTTATTACAAAAGTCTTCGAGATAGGGATTTGCATtctaaaacatttttttttggtaaaatgTATCACTCTATGCAACATTCATTATGCTGCATACTGTACTACCTATCAGTTCAAGGCTAGAACATTGCATActtgccaattcttctttgATGGTTCCAGTTTGTACTATATAATGGTGTTTGTGAAAGTATTGTATTcttttgaacatcttgttccCTGTTCTGCAGTTTGATTTCATCTTTCCCCACCAATTTTTTAAGACTTCCCTGTTCTTCTCAACACTTAGTAGGTTCTGGCTCGTGTCATGTAAACTGTGGCACTCACTATTTTCTTCTATTTCTCCTTCGATTGGCATACATTGGAACTCCTTGTATTGATTATACTAGAAATATTTCTAGGCACTATGGCTAATCATTATGAATATTTTCTGCTTTACCTTCATTTCAGCACCCAGTGACAAATGACTGATGTGGATTTGGTTATATTGGAGATGGGTACTGTGGTTGCTAGTTCTAAAACTTAATGTCAAGAATTATAtactaaaatgtttttttttcagggaAAGGCTGAAGCACTGTTTGGTATCATGGAGAAAACACTTAGCTTGCTTCAGAAGGGTTATACCGAGGAAGAGGTGTCATCAGCTATTGACAGTTTTGGTAAGTCAAGGATTAAAAGATGCTTCAAATTTTGCTCAATATTTTGATGACATCTGAAAATGTTTAAAGTGGCACATGCATGTTCATTTCAGGCCACAGAGCAACAGTGCAGGTGCT harbors:
- the LOC117846988 gene encoding nitrogen regulatory protein P-II homolog isoform X2; translated protein: MSPATSATAVSVPGVLIRQSLSTLRSFPAVRLLPSGAARQLQATSASRRLPATAVRAQSAAHPGYSPESEFYKIEAIIRPWRVSHVSSGLLEMGIRGVTVSDVRGFGAQGGSTERHGGSEFSEDTFIAKVKIEIVVCKEQVEAVIDKIIEKARTGEIGDGKIFLIPVSDVVRIRTGERGKEAERMTGGLSDRLSSVVSIL
- the LOC117846988 gene encoding nitrogen regulatory protein P-II homolog isoform X1; this translates as MSPATSATAVSVPGVLIRQSLSTLRSFPAVRLLPSGAARQLQATSASRRLPATAVRAQSAAHPVVLSGYSPESEFYKIEAIIRPWRVSHVSSGLLEMGIRGVTVSDVRGFGAQGGSTERHGGSEFSEDTFIAKVKIEIVVCKEQVEAVIDKIIEKARTGEIGDGKIFLIPVSDVVRIRTGERGKEAERMTGGLSDRLSSVVSIL